One Arthrobacter sp. B3I4 genomic window, ACGGCGGCTTCCCGGTGAACGCGGCCGTCGTTCATTCCGAATGGGGCACCGGCATGATCATGCAGCACGACGACGACGTCCTCACCGTGCTGTTCGACAGCGAGGGCTACAAGACGCTGTCCCGGAAGGCCGTGCAGGAGCGCGGGCTGCTTACGCTGGCCGCCGACTGAGCACGGAGCGCGTGAATTCACGACTCAGTACACGACGTCGAACGCGCAGAACTCCCCGGTCGCGGTGGACATCGATTCCTCGACGTGGTCCACGCGGCCGGGGGCTTGCTGCGAGCGCAGCCAGCTCCGGAACTGCAGCACCACGGGTTGCGGGCCCTCGACGACGACGCCGACGGTGCCGTCGTCGTTGTTCCGCACCGTGCCGCTGAGCGCCAGTTCCCCGGCCTTGCGTACCGTCCAGTAGCGGAACCCGACGGCCTGCACCATGCCCTCCACCCGCGCGGTGAGCCGCACGTCCGTGCCGCTGTTCGTGCCTTCGGAGTCCTCGCCTATTGCAGCCATGGCTCCAATGTAGTCCCGGCGCGGCAAGGGCCCTATCCGGGACTTTAGCCCCTTTCAGCCGCGGCATAGCCCCGGGATGGTGGAAGGAGACCTCCGGCACTGGGCACTGCGGAAACCCCGCGGTGGCCGCCGGAACGCCTGAAAGGACAAAGACAATGGCAGGACAATTCGAGATCTTTACCGACGCAGAATCCAACGTCCGGTTCCGGCTGCTGGGTGCGGACGGCACAGTGCTCGCTGTGTCCAAAGCCTTTGAGGACAAGCGCTCCGCAGCAGACGGCATCATGGCGGTCCGCGAGTGCGCGGGAACCGGGCTGATCCGGGAATCGCATGCGACACCGTGGGGCGGCACGACGTGGACCAAGAGCAGCCAGGCCTCCCACTCGGCCCTGCGCCGCCGGCGGCACTTACCCGCCGTGTGAGCTGCTGTTCGAAGCCGCACGTGTGCGGGTCCCCCACTTTGGTCGGTTCTTCGTAGCCGGCCCCGAAGGCCGCCGGCTGTAGGTTAGCCGGCGGCCTTCGCCGGCTGTCCGTTAGCCGGCGGCCTTCGCCGACTGTAGGTTAGCCGGGTGCCTTCGCCGGCCGCAGCGAGGTGATCATTTTCCGGATGTCCCGATATTCCGCGGTGTCTTTGTAGAGCCGTGCCTTCTCCAGGTAGGCCAGCGCCGGATCGCCCGGCGTGCGGTTGTGGGCGGGGTCGTAGGTGCTGCCGAACAATGCACCGCTGGGGGGCCACAGGAACAAATGGAACATCGGACAGGCCAGCGGTCCGGACTCGTCAGGCATCATGGTGATCCCGTACCGGGCCGTGGTCGACTGCGTGGGACCGGGGTCGGTGCCGTCCCCGCGGGATTCGAAAACATAGCGCGGTGCGGGCCGGTCCGCGGCCCCCGGTTCTGTGAGGGCTTGCAGCGGCTGGGAGTCGTAGACCTGGTAGGGGTACTGCCCCGTGCATTCCGCGCCGGTGACGATGTTGGTCCGCAACTGCGCCATCGGCTTGCCTTCCGCGTTGCTGACGTCCACGAACACGCCGCCCAGCGCACCGCCGGGGTCCCTGACAGTCCAGTCCGCCGGGTAGTCGAAGGACAGCCCGTCCGAGGTGGTGAACGTCTTCCAGCCCGAGGGTGCAGTGGTCGACGGCGCGGAGCCTGGTTGTTGTTTGGTGGACGGCGCTGTCGTGGACGGGGCAACGGTGGACGGGGTGTCGCCCGACCGTGCAGCTTCTGATGGCTGACCCGGTACGCCGCAGCCACCCAGCAACAGGTTTAGCCCGATGGCAGCGGCCGCAGCAGACAGCGTGCGTGTCACCTGAGCAGCTACTTCTCGGCC contains:
- a CDS encoding acylphosphatase translates to MAAIGEDSEGTNSGTDVRLTARVEGMVQAVGFRYWTVRKAGELALSGTVRNNDDGTVGVVVEGPQPVVLQFRSWLRSQQAPGRVDHVEESMSTATGEFCAFDVVY
- a CDS encoding DUF1508 domain-containing protein codes for the protein MAGQFEIFTDAESNVRFRLLGADGTVLAVSKAFEDKRSAADGIMAVRECAGTGLIRESHATPWGGTTWTKSSQASHSALRRRRHLPAV